The Acidimicrobiia bacterium genome window below encodes:
- a CDS encoding RtcB family protein, with product MVKQINDRLWSWASSLDDGTLRQAETLSRLPIIESHVALMPDAHLGIGATVGSVISTRNAIIPSAVGVDIGCGMAATQTSLSASDLPEDLNPFLNILGAKVPAGVGNSHKHAGDPALEFMAKNPTPQQLETKQTQTALTQFGTLGSGNHFVEVCLDENEQVWLVLHSGSRGIGNQLAQHHITKAKQLAEHLEERLEDPNLAYFMENTPEFQAYIADMLWAQRYALGNRETMLGTITTEFYNFVGAGNTVEIINCHHNFAQQELFPFNNNPSDMRPVWITRKGAIKAAVGDRGIIPGSMGTNSYIVEGLGNPLSWNSCSHGAGRKMSRTKAKRTFSTEDLANEMRGKVWLETKAEKLVDEIPSSYKNIEQVMADQTDLVRKTHTLNQVLNYKGT from the coding sequence ATGGTGAAACAAATCAACGACCGGTTGTGGAGTTGGGCATCATCCCTTGACGATGGGACTCTCCGCCAGGCAGAAACACTGTCGAGACTACCGATCATTGAAAGCCACGTAGCTTTAATGCCCGATGCGCATCTTGGTATAGGTGCCACTGTAGGTAGCGTTATCTCTACCCGCAACGCCATTATACCCTCAGCTGTAGGGGTCGATATCGGATGTGGGATGGCCGCCACCCAAACTTCGTTGTCAGCTTCAGACCTACCTGAGGATCTGAACCCGTTCCTAAACATTTTGGGGGCTAAAGTACCAGCTGGGGTTGGTAACTCTCACAAACATGCTGGTGACCCGGCGTTGGAGTTTATGGCCAAAAACCCTACCCCTCAACAGCTGGAAACTAAACAAACCCAAACAGCTTTAACACAGTTCGGGACTTTAGGGTCAGGTAACCATTTTGTAGAAGTCTGCTTAGATGAAAATGAGCAGGTATGGCTAGTTCTACACTCAGGTTCTCGTGGAATCGGTAATCAGCTAGCACAACACCATATAACCAAAGCAAAACAGCTAGCAGAACATCTAGAGGAACGTTTAGAAGACCCAAATTTGGCGTATTTTATGGAAAACACCCCAGAGTTCCAAGCGTACATTGCAGACATGCTTTGGGCGCAGCGCTATGCACTTGGCAACCGCGAAACCATGTTGGGCACCATCACTACCGAGTTTTACAACTTTGTTGGGGCAGGTAATACCGTTGAAATAATCAACTGTCACCACAACTTCGCCCAACAAGAACTGTTTCCGTTCAACAACAACCCATCAGATATGCGACCAGTATGGATCACCAGAAAAGGCGCTATAAAAGCAGCTGTAGGCGATCGGGGAATCATCCCAGGTTCGATGGGTACCAACAGTTACATAGTAGAAGGGCTCGGGAACCCGTTGTCGTGGAACTCATGCTCCCACGGAGCAGGCCGAAAAATGTCTCGCACTAAAGCAAAACGTACGTTTAGTACCGAAGATTTAGCAAACGAAATGCGAGGTAAAGTGTGGTTAGAAACCAAAGCTGAAAAGTTGGTTGACGAAATTCCAAGCTCATACAAAAACATTGAGCAAGTTATGGCAGACCAAACAGACCTGGTACGAAAAACACACACTCTAAACCAAGTTTTGAACTACAAAGGCACCTAA
- a CDS encoding RNA polymerase sigma factor, with product MVFRNDATADGDLVTLVVTGNPSAYGELYRRHKDVVFKYVLYRTGSPEEAADITAETFTVALKRLYNYKPEKGTFQSWVLGIASNLTKKFFRRRTVEAKYRNKLAITTPPDLLEEFVDIAAYKTVHPHLKNALDALPRSTAETAWLRVVLGFSYQDIAHITGVTEATARKRVSRGLQTLKQKLASEYTLLSELLGN from the coding sequence ATGGTCTTTCGGAACGACGCCACTGCGGATGGGGACCTTGTTACTTTGGTAGTGACAGGGAACCCGTCCGCATATGGCGAACTGTACAGACGGCACAAAGATGTTGTGTTCAAATATGTGCTGTACAGAACAGGTTCCCCCGAAGAAGCTGCCGACATCACAGCAGAAACGTTTACAGTAGCGTTAAAACGTCTCTACAACTACAAACCCGAAAAAGGAACGTTTCAAAGCTGGGTTTTAGGGATAGCGTCGAATTTAACAAAAAAGTTTTTTAGGCGACGCACCGTAGAAGCCAAATATCGCAACAAACTAGCTATCACAACCCCACCGGATTTATTGGAAGAGTTTGTTGACATCGCAGCCTACAAAACTGTACACCCACACCTAAAAAACGCGTTGGATGCTCTGCCACGCTCCACCGCAGAAACAGCTTGGCTTCGAGTTGTTTTAGGTTTCAGTTACCAAGACATCGCACACATTACCGGCGTGACAGAAGCCACCGCACGCAAACGTGTTTCCAGGGGACTGCAAACCTTGAAACAAAAACTGGCATCCGAATACACATTATTATCTGAACTGTTAGGAAACTAG
- a CDS encoding GreA/GreB family elongation factor translates to MVISSETRAALVEELNDLQNVKLPAARACVTDARSAGDISENTDFVIALEDEKRLLSRVSYIEDVLKNATNTDQEGADDGSIGVGAVVTIAWGEGDTETFVVGSIVERHSKYPVVTPNSPVGEALIGAQVGDNVCAQTPQGDLPFVIVSVEYP, encoded by the coding sequence ATGGTTATTAGTAGTGAAACTAGAGCTGCTCTTGTTGAAGAGTTGAACGATTTACAAAATGTGAAACTACCTGCTGCTAGAGCTTGTGTTACAGACGCCCGTTCAGCTGGTGACATTTCAGAGAACACCGATTTTGTTATTGCGTTGGAAGATGAGAAACGTTTATTGAGTCGTGTCAGCTACATAGAAGACGTGTTGAAGAATGCTACCAACACCGATCAAGAAGGTGCGGATGATGGGTCTATAGGGGTGGGTGCTGTTGTTACAATCGCTTGGGGTGAGGGTGATACTGAAACGTTTGTTGTTGGTAGTATCGTGGAACGTCACAGCAAATACCCTGTAGTGACACCTAACTCTCCGGTTGGTGAGGCTCTTATTGGTGCGCAGGTTGGGGACAATGTTTGTGCTCAAACACCTCAGGGTGACTTGCCTTTTGTGATTGTGTCCGTGGAATACCCTTAG
- a CDS encoding NlpC/P60 family protein has product MVVTTVGLWFGTSNAFGATDPYGGGVDITLGAGLGGNQLSFVTSSGVDSLIWSPQSLADLDPISGALSPTSVLSMGGEQQVVVADLLSIGAIGEDALNAAVAARQLAEERRQAELARKAEEAKALAGTQNVIGPDGCPTSVLPNGLRNGAESVGVYEICKRSVEQAPTAEAAKAVIWAIQQIGSPYSQAERNKVGIFDCSSLVSRSWQAAGVPIAPPGQNAQTTATIRAARWAVEIDSSQQKPGDLIFSSPGHVAMVLADGWMVHTYRYNDFVHIAPIYKNPYTVRRVDPTKV; this is encoded by the coding sequence ATGGTTGTTACCACTGTAGGTTTGTGGTTTGGAACGTCGAACGCGTTTGGTGCTACAGATCCGTATGGGGGTGGTGTAGATATCACTTTAGGTGCTGGTTTGGGAGGTAATCAGTTATCTTTTGTTACTTCTAGTGGGGTTGATTCGCTGATCTGGTCGCCACAAAGTCTCGCCGATCTTGATCCTATCAGTGGGGCGTTGTCCCCCACCTCGGTGTTGTCTATGGGTGGCGAACAACAAGTAGTAGTTGCCGATCTTTTATCGATTGGGGCTATCGGGGAAGACGCTTTAAACGCAGCGGTTGCGGCCCGCCAACTTGCTGAAGAACGTCGCCAAGCGGAACTAGCACGAAAAGCGGAAGAAGCTAAAGCTTTAGCAGGAACCCAGAACGTTATCGGTCCAGATGGTTGCCCAACTTCGGTGCTGCCTAACGGGTTACGTAACGGGGCAGAGTCAGTTGGGGTTTATGAGATTTGTAAGCGTTCTGTTGAACAAGCACCAACCGCAGAAGCAGCTAAAGCTGTGATTTGGGCTATACAACAAATCGGGTCCCCCTATTCACAAGCCGAGCGGAACAAGGTAGGTATTTTTGATTGTTCTTCTTTAGTGTCCCGGTCTTGGCAAGCGGCTGGGGTGCCTATAGCGCCACCTGGTCAAAACGCTCAAACTACCGCTACTATCAGGGCTGCTCGTTGGGCTGTCGAAATTGATAGTTCTCAACAAAAACCTGGGGATCTTATTTTTTCGTCGCCTGGTCACGTGGCCATGGTTTTAGCGGACGGTTGGATGGTACACACGTACCGTTACAATGATTTTGTCCATATTGCACCCATCTACAAAAACCCTTACACCGTCCGCAGGGTCGACCCTACTAAGGTGTGA
- a CDS encoding type II secretion system protein — MCVFDRGRRAQSGFSLLEVVLTIVVGALLVLGVFVGFQTVFNKAQTETELASLRSLGREAQALLALSGADRWDTQAGLDAVLGAIEDTPGATSFGTLAD, encoded by the coding sequence ATGTGTGTTTTTGATCGTGGTCGCCGTGCTCAGAGCGGGTTTAGTTTGTTAGAAGTTGTGTTAACCATTGTGGTTGGTGCTCTTTTAGTGTTGGGGGTGTTTGTTGGTTTTCAAACCGTGTTTAACAAAGCCCAAACCGAAACCGAACTTGCATCGTTACGATCGTTAGGTCGTGAAGCACAAGCACTGCTGGCCCTGTCGGGGGCGGATCGTTGGGACACACAGGCCGGGTTGGATGCTGTGTTAGGTGCTATTGAGGACACCCCCGGCGCTACAAGCTTTGGAACACTGGCTGAT
- a CDS encoding DNA polymerase III subunit beta encodes MKLSVERDLLADLVNRAKNVSRNGSIQVEATTNNELIVTVGGPYASLVQSCEANVTTEGEVVLHTPTFNDILSRTSGTQLEIEADEDQVEIRGNVAAFNIGTVKQPPPTPFEMPAGEGLVIETDQLFSAIKTAATATATGSSNAALNGVNIAPTPEGLRIVATDQFGLVSISLPDQLVFSGSVTIPQEVCSQASTILNGEDKVVLHLTDKQIFFESDTKQLRAQLISEPFPRIDPLLNVGGKHATFDTTDFEEVVKAVGIAPKATFTFTPISATEANCIVTGRLLETAVTAQAVVGWDGGDMEISFLLAQLTAAQKFMADTEQVKLQIAAPLKPVMVQSEQKPDTLYVMSPTR; translated from the coding sequence GTGAAGCTCTCTGTCGAAAGAGACCTCTTAGCTGATTTAGTGAACCGTGCTAAAAACGTTTCAAGAAACGGCAGCATCCAGGTTGAGGCCACTACAAACAATGAGCTCATTGTTACTGTGGGCGGCCCGTACGCGTCCCTAGTGCAATCCTGTGAAGCTAATGTCACAACAGAAGGCGAGGTAGTGTTACACACCCCAACTTTTAACGACATTCTCTCCAGAACTAGCGGGACCCAACTTGAAATAGAAGCTGACGAAGATCAAGTCGAAATCAGAGGTAACGTAGCAGCATTCAACATTGGCACGGTTAAACAACCACCGCCAACACCGTTTGAGATGCCAGCAGGAGAAGGGCTAGTTATCGAAACAGATCAGCTGTTCTCAGCCATCAAAACGGCTGCCACTGCCACCGCAACAGGTTCTTCTAACGCTGCTCTTAACGGGGTGAACATTGCACCCACACCTGAAGGGTTACGTATCGTAGCAACAGACCAGTTTGGGCTCGTATCTATCAGCTTACCAGATCAGTTGGTGTTTAGCGGAAGCGTAACTATCCCACAAGAAGTCTGCTCCCAAGCCTCCACGATACTTAACGGCGAAGACAAAGTTGTGTTACACCTCACCGACAAACAAATATTTTTTGAGAGTGATACGAAACAACTTAGGGCACAGCTAATATCTGAACCGTTCCCTAGAATCGACCCGCTCCTCAATGTTGGTGGCAAACACGCAACGTTTGATACCACAGATTTTGAAGAAGTTGTGAAAGCAGTAGGTATCGCCCCGAAGGCAACGTTCACATTCACCCCGATCTCAGCAACGGAAGCAAACTGTATCGTTACCGGACGGCTGTTAGAAACCGCGGTAACTGCACAAGCTGTCGTCGGCTGGGACGGTGGAGATATGGAAATATCGTTCCTTTTGGCACAACTCACCGCCGCCCAAAAATTCATGGCAGACACTGAACAGGTGAAGCTACAAATCGCGGCGCCACTAAAACCAGTGATGGTCCAATCGGAACAAAAACCTGACACACTATATGTGATGTCACCCACCCGGTAG
- a CDS encoding signal peptidase I, giving the protein MTPTQHHQLQHPHWNLTQLLTFLTTITITGILWSLWPATLGGNTSWIIVAGNSMEPTFNHGDLLLVQKQNHYQQGDIITFKIPADQTGANLQIVHRITGYHNPNQTQYITQGDNRDYKDYWRPTNTDITGKTKHVIPAGGNLIRALTNPLYISLLAGITASTAILLTPTQHPTNEPHTTLPLKPTTQLS; this is encoded by the coding sequence ATGACCCCCACCCAACACCACCAACTACAACACCCCCACTGGAACCTCACACAACTATTAACATTCCTAACCACAATCACCATAACCGGAATCCTATGGTCCCTATGGCCCGCAACCCTAGGTGGTAACACCTCCTGGATCATCGTCGCAGGAAACTCCATGGAACCCACCTTCAACCACGGAGACCTACTCCTTGTACAAAAACAAAACCACTACCAACAAGGCGACATAATCACCTTCAAAATCCCCGCCGACCAAACCGGAGCAAACCTACAAATCGTCCACCGAATCACTGGCTACCACAACCCCAACCAAACCCAATACATAACCCAAGGCGACAACCGCGACTACAAAGACTACTGGCGCCCCACAAACACCGACATCACCGGCAAAACCAAACACGTCATACCCGCCGGAGGGAACCTAATCAGGGCCCTAACCAACCCGCTCTACATCTCCCTACTCGCAGGAATAACAGCATCCACAGCCATACTCCTCACCCCCACACAACACCCCACCAATGAACCCCACACAACACTACCGCTAAAACCCACAACACAACTGTCATAA
- a CDS encoding PhoH family protein produces MLNSTTSEGAALPHDADHSANLDLATNTNRYSYCNTVTLDTSVLIADPDAILAFPDTDVVLPFVVVEELDQHKIRQDSVGQAAREVLRHLEELRVSAGGSLNQPVAIANGATLRISSETKIAALEQIGLDIHTPDNRILGCALAYAERSRTTVVTQDTALRLKAGQLGLAAQLYLPSKTLTQERNRKGWQKQQVSQQLIDTLHTQNTAPIETLHPIDLSTAQQLGINEYLQGVCGSASVLARNVGDTLEKVDTHTTAWGLQPRSTEQRLALDLLLNPEIPIVALSGQAGTGKTILALAAALEQTFEPNSKHHHYARVMIVRPVVSVGRAELGFLPGTVNDKMGPWMQAIVDAMVALGTDVSHQQAALTLAGWEQDDQLRMESVTYLRGRSLQATYVLIDEAQNLDALTLKTVLTRIGQGSKAVLVGDTSQIDSPWLSDTNNALEAAKASFANHPMFGYLHLERGERSAVADLAAQAL; encoded by the coding sequence ATGTTAAACAGCACAACCAGTGAAGGAGCTGCTTTGCCACATGATGCTGACCATTCAGCTAACCTAGACCTTGCTACAAACACAAACCGCTATTCTTATTGCAACACAGTCACGCTAGACACAAGTGTGCTAATAGCAGACCCTGACGCGATCCTAGCGTTCCCAGATACCGATGTAGTGCTACCGTTTGTGGTCGTTGAAGAACTAGACCAACACAAAATACGTCAAGACAGCGTAGGGCAAGCAGCCAGGGAAGTGTTACGACACCTTGAAGAACTAAGAGTCAGTGCCGGCGGATCGTTAAACCAACCAGTCGCTATAGCAAACGGGGCCACACTTCGTATCTCATCCGAAACAAAAATAGCGGCGCTAGAACAAATCGGGCTAGATATCCACACCCCAGACAACCGAATATTAGGCTGTGCTTTAGCTTATGCAGAACGTTCCCGGACCACAGTAGTCACACAAGACACCGCTCTTCGGTTAAAAGCCGGGCAGCTAGGGTTAGCTGCCCAACTCTATTTACCATCAAAAACATTAACACAAGAACGCAACCGTAAAGGATGGCAAAAACAGCAGGTATCTCAACAGTTAATAGACACGCTACACACACAAAACACGGCACCTATTGAAACGTTACACCCAATAGATCTTTCCACAGCCCAACAACTTGGTATCAACGAATACCTACAAGGAGTCTGTGGCTCAGCATCTGTTCTAGCTAGAAACGTGGGCGACACACTAGAAAAAGTAGATACCCACACCACCGCCTGGGGTTTACAGCCACGATCCACAGAACAACGCTTAGCGCTAGATTTACTGTTGAACCCTGAAATCCCCATCGTTGCGTTATCCGGTCAGGCTGGTACCGGCAAAACAATCTTGGCGTTAGCTGCAGCGTTAGAACAAACATTTGAACCCAACTCGAAACACCACCATTACGCCCGAGTCATGATCGTAAGACCTGTGGTGTCAGTCGGCCGAGCCGAACTAGGTTTTTTACCAGGCACCGTAAATGACAAAATGGGTCCCTGGATGCAAGCCATAGTTGACGCTATGGTAGCCCTAGGTACCGACGTGTCCCACCAACAAGCAGCGTTGACATTAGCTGGCTGGGAACAAGACGACCAGCTCCGAATGGAATCAGTGACCTATCTACGAGGACGTTCCCTCCAAGCCACCTACGTGTTAATAGACGAAGCACAAAACCTTGACGCGTTAACATTAAAAACAGTGCTCACACGTATCGGGCAAGGATCGAAAGCAGTCCTTGTAGGTGACACCTCCCAAATTGACAGTCCTTGGCTTTCAGACACCAACAACGCTCTAGAAGCCGCTAAAGCTAGTTTCGCTAACCACCCCATGTTCGGATACCTACATTTGGAACGAGGAGAACGGTCCGCTGTAGCTGACCTTGCAGCCCAAGCCCTCTAA